In Mixophyes fleayi isolate aMixFle1 chromosome 4, aMixFle1.hap1, whole genome shotgun sequence, the following proteins share a genomic window:
- the BLOC1S6 gene encoding biogenesis of lysosome-related organelles complex 1 subunit 6 isoform X2 — MLLQVGPSNDAIDEGLPENLLSLDSVAVEQLSEGLISHYLPNLQNSKLALQELTQNQVVLLDTLGQEISKFKECNSVLDINALFSEAKYYHNKLVNIRKEMMLLHEKTSKLKKRALKLQQKKQEDNLKQEQQRERELEREKQLTAKPAKRT; from the exons ATGCTGCTGCAGGTAG GGCCAAGTAATGATGCCATTGATGAAGGATTGCCGGAAAATCTGCTTTCTCTCGACTCTGTCGCTGTGGAACAGCTTAGTGAGGGACTCATCTCCCACTACCTGCCAAATCTTCAAAACTCAAAGCTTGCCTTACAAGAACTTAC GCAAAATCAGGTGGTTTTATTAGACACCCTTGGCCAGGAAATCTCAAAATTCAAAGAGTGCAATTCAGTTCTAGATATCAACGCTCTG TTTTCAGAAGCCAAGTATTACCACAACAAATTAGTGAATATTAGGAAGGAAATGATGCTACTCCATGAAAAGACATCTAAATTAAAA AAGCGAGCACTGAAGCTACAGCAGAAAAAGCAGGAGGATAATCTAAAGCAAGAACAGCAGCGAGAGCGCGAGCTTGAAAGAGAGAAACAGCTGACAGCTAAACCAGCTAAAAGGACATAA
- the BLOC1S6 gene encoding biogenesis of lysosome-related organelles complex 1 subunit 6 isoform X1 has product MEEERKSDGQGVDSKTFQGLNAAAGPSNDAIDEGLPENLLSLDSVAVEQLSEGLISHYLPNLQNSKLALQELTQNQVVLLDTLGQEISKFKECNSVLDINALFSEAKYYHNKLVNIRKEMMLLHEKTSKLKKRALKLQQKKQEDNLKQEQQRERELEREKQLTAKPAKRT; this is encoded by the exons ATGGAGGAAGAAAGAAAAAGTGATGGTCAAGGAGTAGATAGCAAAACATTCCAAGGGCTCAATGCTGCTGCAG GGCCAAGTAATGATGCCATTGATGAAGGATTGCCGGAAAATCTGCTTTCTCTCGACTCTGTCGCTGTGGAACAGCTTAGTGAGGGACTCATCTCCCACTACCTGCCAAATCTTCAAAACTCAAAGCTTGCCTTACAAGAACTTAC GCAAAATCAGGTGGTTTTATTAGACACCCTTGGCCAGGAAATCTCAAAATTCAAAGAGTGCAATTCAGTTCTAGATATCAACGCTCTG TTTTCAGAAGCCAAGTATTACCACAACAAATTAGTGAATATTAGGAAGGAAATGATGCTACTCCATGAAAAGACATCTAAATTAAAA AAGCGAGCACTGAAGCTACAGCAGAAAAAGCAGGAGGATAATCTAAAGCAAGAACAGCAGCGAGAGCGCGAGCTTGAAAGAGAGAAACAGCTGACAGCTAAACCAGCTAAAAGGACATAA
- the SLC30A4 gene encoding putative proton-coupled zinc antiporter SLC30A4, with protein sequence MWRPHAWWSAVRLKLRRGDQHPYLSDDTGFDYPDEEEAAVEEEEDGLSRFNKLRVLVADDVPVINGGPLTLSSDDDSLLERDTPQARADPCESCRQQRERRKQKMVTKRLGLAAVLYLLFMVGELLGGYIANSLAIMTDALHMLTDLSSIILTLLALWLSTKSPNKRFTFGFHRLEVLSAIISVLLVYVLTAFLLYEAIERTIHMDYNINGDVMLITAAVGVAVNLIMGFLLNQTGHPHSHSHSPSGPANSTSSSHGHSHGSLAVRAAFIHALGDLAQSVGVLIAAYIIRFKPEYKIADPICTYIFSVLVLFTTVRLIRDTVLIILEGVPKHLNVDQIKDDMMKIDDVFSVEDLNVWSLTTGKSTAIIRLQLSPGSSSKWEEVQCKARHILLNTYGMYKCFIQMQSYRQEESTACANCSSA encoded by the exons ATGTGGCGGCCCCACGCCTGGTGGAGTGCCGTCCGGTTGAAGCTTCGCAGAGGTGACCAACATCCATACCTGAGCGATGACACCGGCTTTGACTACCCTGATGAGGAGGAGGCGGcagtggaggaggaagaggacggGCTGTCCCGCTTCAACAAGCTGCGGGTACTGGTGGCAGATGATGTCCCGGTCATTAACGGAGGGCCCCTGACTCTGTCCTCGGATGACGACTCCCTGCTGGAGCGGGACACCCCGCAGGCCCGGGCTGATCCGTGCGAGAGCTGCCGCCAGCAGCGGGAGAGAAGGAAGCAGAAGATGGTGACGAAGAGGCTGGGGCTGGCCGCCGTCCTTTATCTCCTCTTTATGGTGGGCGAGCTGCTGG GTGGGTATATTGCCAACAGCCTTGCAATCATGACTGATGCACTTCATATGCTTACTGATCTCAGCAGTATTATTTTGACCTTGCTTGCACTGTGGTTGTCGACCAAGTCTCCAAACAAACGTTTCACCTTTGGATTCCACCGCTTAG AGGTTCTGTCCGCCATCATCAGTGTATTACTGGTGTATGTTCTCACAGCCTTTTTGCTGTATGAAGCTATTGAGCGAACAATTCACATGGACTACAACATTAATGGGGATGTTATGCTGATAACGGCAGCTGTAGGTGTTGCTGTAAATCTCAT AATGGGATTTTTGTTAAATCAAACAGGCCATCCTCATTCCCATTCCCACTCTCCAAGTGGCCCAGCAAATTCTACTTCCAGTTCCCACGGTCATAGCCACGGTAGCCTGGCGGTGCGAGCTGCATTTATACACGCGCTCGGTGACCTCGCTCAAAGTGTCGGCGTACTCATAGCTGCGTACATAATTCGTTTCAAG CCAGAATACAAAATTGCAGACCCAATCTGTACCTACATATTTTCTGTACTTGTCCTATTCACTACCGTGCGGCTTATAAGAGACACAGTGCTTATAATACTTGAAG GCGTTCCAAAACACCTAAATGTGGATCAAATCAAAGATGACATGATGAAAATAGATGACGTATTTTCAGTAGAGGACCTTAATGTCTGGTCACTGACAACAGGAAAATCCACGGCCATAATCCGTTTACAACTAA GTCCTGGCTCCTCATCAAAGTGGGAAGAAGTTCAATGCAAAGCTAGACACATACTGCTAAACACGTATGGAATGTACAAGTGCTTTATTCAGATGCAGAGTTACAGGCAAGAAGAGAGCACAGCATGTGCCAACTGTTCCAGTGCCTAA